From the Gymnogyps californianus isolate 813 chromosome 2, ASM1813914v2, whole genome shotgun sequence genome, one window contains:
- the NRSN1 gene encoding neurensin-1 encodes MSSYADICGSKHAQGSTEGGYQRYGVRSYLHQFYEDCTASIWEYEDDFQIQRSPSRWSSTFWKVGLISGTAFMLIGLTVLVVGFLVPPKIEALGKDDFVVVDTRAIQFNGSLDICKLAGAILFCVGGSTVAACLLMSAVAKSYSKEEKYLQQRFKERIADMKAHANPVTKAPAPGESKIPVTLSKVQNVQPLSET; translated from the exons ATGAGCTCCTATGCTGACATCTGCGGGTCCAAGCATGCGCAGGGCAGCACCGAGGGAGGGTACCAACGCTACGGAGTTCGGTCCTACCTGCATCAGTTTTATGAGGACTGCACAGCTTCAATTTGGGAGTATGAGGATGATTTTCAGATCCAGAGATCGCCTAGCAGGTGGAGCTCTACGTTCTGGAAG gtcGGACTCATCTCTGGGACGGCTTTTATGCTGATAGGTTTAACGGTTCTTGTAGTGGGTTTTCTTGTGCCACCGAAAATCGAAGCTCTTGGGAAAGATGATTTTGTTGTGGTGGATACCCGTGCCATTCAGTTTAATGGGTCCCTTGATATATGCAAGCTGGCAGGAGCAATCTTGTTTTGTGTTGGAGGGTCCACCGTGGCAGCGTGTCTGCTGATGTCTGCTGTTGCTAAAAGTTActccaaagaagaaaagtacCTCCAGCAAAGATTTAAAGAGAGAATAGCTGATATGAAAGCCCATGCAAACCCAGTCACAAAAGCTCCGGCACCGGGAGAATCAAAGATACCTGTCACTTTGTCCAAAGTTCAAAATGTCCAACCTTTATCTGAAACCTGA